The following proteins are co-located in the Gordonia polyisoprenivorans genome:
- a CDS encoding acyl carrier protein gives MSIDEQHTSGPDRQVRRIVVAMAPNPPADAPAATDRLREDLGYESVRLIELTIALERAFGLSPLPPAELAGVRRVCDVVALIRRQIGDDHSLPVGADRSEKADDPVT, from the coding sequence GTGAGCATCGACGAGCAGCACACCTCGGGCCCGGACCGCCAGGTCCGACGGATCGTGGTCGCGATGGCGCCGAATCCGCCCGCGGATGCGCCGGCGGCAACCGATCGCCTCCGCGAGGACCTCGGATACGAATCCGTCCGGCTCATCGAGCTCACCATCGCCCTGGAGAGAGCGTTCGGCCTGTCGCCCCTGCCGCCCGCCGAACTTGCCGGCGTGCGCCGGGTCTGCGACGTCGTCGCCCTCATCCGTCGCCAGATCGGAGACGACCACAGTCTCCCGGTCGGCGCCGACAGATCGGAGAAGGCCGATGACCCCGTCACATGA
- a CDS encoding SDR family oxidoreductase yields the protein MTPSHDRRRDHILVTGAAGLVGTEVCLRLEAAGWPVIGVTHRNESLIANDGAPVTISDTITGDVRLAGFGPAMAARADSLAGRVSTIVHCAATTAFDAADEDYAQLNVGGTAHAVDLARAWDVPLVHVSTAYVCGMRGGTIAEDELDVGQVFGTRYEKSKFDAEKLVERARADGLRAVTVRPGIVTGVSTDGAIRDHKNLYTVVKLMVEGKLRTLPGRYDATLSLAPVDHVADIVAAAACQAVDLDGKVLHAVSSRPLTLRELSDVLAEYPSFHVATFVPDATFDPDALEVIEREYFRRVGSLYTSYFQRRQYFSTRNAETVLGRPAPDCGPEYLRLLLDHCLDIGYLGAPLPDVETVLAGLGGAR from the coding sequence ATGACCCCGTCACATGATCGCCGGCGTGATCACATCCTGGTGACCGGTGCCGCGGGCCTGGTCGGTACCGAGGTGTGTCTCAGGCTCGAGGCGGCGGGCTGGCCGGTGATCGGCGTGACCCATCGCAACGAATCACTGATCGCCAACGACGGTGCACCCGTGACCATTTCCGACACGATCACCGGTGACGTGCGACTCGCCGGATTCGGTCCGGCGATGGCCGCCCGGGCCGATTCGCTGGCCGGTCGGGTGTCGACGATCGTGCACTGCGCGGCGACCACCGCCTTCGATGCCGCCGACGAGGACTACGCGCAACTCAATGTGGGTGGCACCGCGCATGCGGTCGACCTCGCGCGCGCCTGGGACGTCCCGTTGGTGCACGTGTCGACCGCATACGTCTGCGGCATGCGGGGCGGCACGATCGCCGAGGACGAGCTCGACGTCGGCCAGGTATTCGGAACCCGTTACGAGAAGAGCAAATTCGATGCCGAGAAGCTCGTCGAACGGGCCCGTGCCGACGGGCTTCGCGCGGTGACGGTCCGGCCTGGCATCGTGACCGGCGTGAGCACCGACGGCGCCATCCGGGACCACAAGAACCTCTACACCGTCGTCAAACTCATGGTCGAGGGCAAACTGCGCACGCTGCCGGGGCGCTATGACGCCACACTGTCGCTCGCGCCGGTCGATCATGTCGCCGACATCGTCGCCGCCGCCGCGTGCCAAGCCGTAGATCTCGATGGAAAGGTGCTGCACGCGGTGAGTTCTCGACCATTGACCCTGCGGGAGCTCTCCGACGTCCTGGCCGAGTATCCCTCCTTCCATGTGGCCACCTTCGTCCCGGATGCCACCTTCGATCCCGATGCACTCGAGGTGATCGAACGCGAGTACTTCCGCCGGGTGGGCTCGCTCTACACCAGCTACTTCCAACGGCGACAGTACTTCTCGACTCGCAATGCCGAGACTGTTCTGGGGCGGCCGGCACCGGACTGCGGCCCCGAATACCTGCGCTTGCTGCTCGACCATTGCCTCGACATCGGCTATCTCGGTGCGCCCCTGCCCGATGTGGAGACCGTTCTCGCCGGCCTCGGTGGTGCTCGATGA
- a CDS encoding ScbA/BarX family gamma-butyrolactone biosynthesis protein has protein sequence MTTHMTPAPDHLTVAPTFHSQTIPRELVHRCSVSEVFVTSLSRAQPDLGDDEFRVGAQLPRMHAYFGDHRGAQAGRHDPLLVMETARQAAIAVTHQFFDVPLDSAFLVRTFNGAADAPVDDELWRPRSRPADVDISVGIGARHVVADRLTGLDMVLAISADGVPLMTVDGSFSWTTRAQWSALRARARDGAERGRVHVAEPADPHVVGRCDPRNVVVGVRARDGHETRGELVVDTAHPGLFDHELDHVPGTLLLEAARQIALAHVGADVRIATVRCSFGRFVELDRSAMCIARVDHGHDPTDPGAATSVMVTIEQGGAVCAEIRLGVVTGT, from the coding sequence ATGACCACGCACATGACACCGGCCCCGGACCATCTCACCGTGGCGCCCACCTTCCACAGTCAGACGATTCCGCGCGAACTCGTTCATCGGTGTTCCGTCTCGGAGGTGTTCGTCACGTCGTTGTCGCGCGCACAGCCGGATCTCGGCGACGACGAATTCCGCGTCGGTGCGCAGCTTCCGCGGATGCACGCCTACTTCGGGGATCACCGTGGGGCGCAGGCGGGTCGTCACGACCCGTTGTTGGTGATGGAAACCGCGCGGCAGGCCGCAATCGCGGTGACCCACCAGTTCTTCGACGTACCGCTCGACAGTGCCTTCCTGGTCCGCACCTTCAACGGCGCCGCCGACGCACCCGTTGACGACGAGTTGTGGCGGCCGCGATCCCGGCCCGCAGACGTTGACATCTCCGTCGGCATCGGCGCCCGCCATGTGGTCGCCGACCGGCTGACGGGACTCGACATGGTGCTGGCGATCTCGGCTGATGGTGTGCCGTTGATGACCGTGGACGGGTCGTTCTCCTGGACGACCCGCGCGCAATGGTCGGCCCTGCGAGCCCGGGCGCGCGACGGTGCGGAACGCGGGCGCGTCCACGTGGCCGAGCCGGCAGATCCACATGTCGTCGGCCGCTGCGACCCGCGCAACGTCGTGGTCGGGGTGCGCGCGCGGGACGGCCACGAGACGCGGGGCGAACTCGTCGTCGACACCGCCCACCCGGGATTGTTCGATCACGAACTCGACCACGTGCCGGGCACCCTGCTCCTCGAGGCGGCGCGACAGATCGCGCTTGCCCATGTCGGTGCCGACGTGCGGATCGCAACGGTCCGCTGTTCGTTCGGCCGGTTCGTCGAACTCGATCGGTCGGCGATGTGCATCGCACGTGTCGATCACGGGCACGACCCGACCGACCCCGGAGCGGCCACCTCGGTGATGGTGACGATCGAGCAGGGCGGCGCCGTGTGTGCCGAGATCCGGCTGGGTGTGGTGACCGGGACGTGA
- a CDS encoding nucleoside-diphosphate kinase — MTLKTERAHHAMTPMTADLLTRIGVDGADLSTRLGDTYVLEAIEHLDRMGVEAGWFATRCSLLLLKPDAVVARGVAPTLEWLSAHRWRVLHAARVESGRHLARALWQTSWTRASVERRRLADLLVEICDSMVLLVTDDRSAVGVSEGAVEDVEGAVGVVQGAVGGESATERLTREKGPTDPTAGAPGELRHALGHRSYLLNLVHTPDTPVEVLREWAIMLDEPARAACLQDVIDGGVGVDERVAALAAELYSQTPAREFGRAVAAELVAAQMSAAACTATPVPDLTDDRVCADMLRSAWANGIDLDPWSVIVLGSHILPMTSDPTRRECR; from the coding sequence ATGACTCTGAAGACCGAACGCGCACACCACGCGATGACCCCCATGACCGCCGATCTGCTCACCCGGATCGGCGTCGACGGCGCCGACCTGTCGACCCGCCTCGGCGACACCTACGTGCTCGAGGCGATCGAACATCTCGATCGGATGGGCGTGGAGGCAGGCTGGTTCGCCACCCGGTGCTCACTACTGCTCCTCAAACCCGACGCGGTGGTGGCCCGGGGTGTCGCGCCGACGCTGGAGTGGCTGTCGGCACATCGGTGGCGAGTTCTGCACGCCGCGCGGGTCGAGTCGGGACGCCACCTCGCGAGGGCGTTGTGGCAGACCTCGTGGACACGGGCGTCGGTGGAGCGCCGCCGACTGGCCGACCTCCTGGTCGAGATATGCGACTCCATGGTCCTGCTCGTCACCGACGACCGAAGCGCTGTCGGCGTTTCCGAGGGCGCTGTCGAGGACGTCGAGGGCGCTGTCGGCGTCGTGCAGGGCGCTGTCGGCGGGGAGTCGGCGACCGAGCGGCTGACGCGGGAGAAGGGACCCACCGATCCGACGGCGGGTGCCCCGGGTGAGCTGCGGCATGCGCTCGGTCACCGCAGCTACCTGCTGAATCTCGTGCATACACCCGACACGCCCGTCGAGGTGTTGCGGGAATGGGCGATCATGCTCGACGAACCAGCGCGCGCGGCCTGCCTGCAGGACGTGATCGACGGTGGTGTCGGCGTCGACGAGCGGGTGGCGGCGTTGGCTGCGGAACTGTATTCGCAGACACCGGCGCGTGAATTCGGGCGCGCAGTGGCTGCCGAGCTGGTCGCTGCCCAGATGAGTGCTGCTGCATGTACTGCGACCCCGGTGCCCGACCTCACCGATGACCGGGTCTGTGCCGACATGCTGCGCAGCGCCTGGGCGAACGGGATCGACCTGGACCCGTGGTCGGTGATCGTGCTCGGCTCCCACATTCTGCCCATGACATCCGACCCGACCCGACGGGAGTGCAGATGA
- a CDS encoding cytochrome P450, translating into MRPDSATPEPGEPHGRLHIAMFTDFPPGSLGGISTAVHDQRRALERLGHRVTVFAPAPTDPGATVPAWLVTVPAPRALSVNGFPFVVPTRGVLAAVEKELIRRAPIDVVHVHTTYGVAILGAKVARRHRIPLVQTMHSRDDVFIERTSPAPWASAVGMRMLQRCFVSPRSSTHRGGVDRVTESRTARQVWHTMLAQARTADVVIAPTEHFAERLRRHGLSGVIRVVSGGVDDDLLATLPRRSAHGHDDPLRLLWCGRISAEKRPMVAVEAVAATPGCTLDILGGGDQEALIRTRVDELGLRQRIRLRGPTDRAGVLAAMADADALLFTSAGFDTQGLVLLEAAAAGLPVIYCDRDLDETVPAGGGLRAADASADSVAATIAAVLANPARLDAAREALSDTAVPQSRMTRQTVGIYRDLVGAERRRRECVPARPEDVPSAPGRVPGLGHSLVALRQGLHFIVGLGRIGPVVRVDLGTRPAYLVTTPETIRQIGFRTAGEFHRADLQEAMHEAIREASNVLCGRRHEVRRRQMAPALRARRLARYAVTTAAIADDWSRGLTDEHPVDLRTEAHGLVLQTVTSTLFRADFGADALDRVRETVPWLLGEVIIRGALPAPVRRMRMRANRRFARDSAMLREAIGTVVRRYRSQGVDHGDVLSVLVGHTDEDTGIGLSDDEIIDELLLMVAAGVGSTASILAWVWYEVARNPHVSSLVAQEVERVVGEGPVHPDHLEQLTYLRRVVAETLRMWGPWISSQTADGPVTFGDDDTGRLTLPDGSTVIYSPYLVLHDPQFYTDPETFDPNRWEADRAGHLDRKADLAFGVGERHCPGNTFAISTILLCSAALYSRWNVRPAGRRRARPSTTDFVAAPSQVRVRLEPRR; encoded by the coding sequence ATGCGACCCGACAGTGCGACGCCCGAGCCCGGCGAGCCCCACGGCCGGCTGCACATCGCCATGTTCACCGACTTCCCGCCGGGATCTCTCGGTGGCATCTCCACCGCGGTGCACGACCAGCGCCGGGCGCTCGAACGCCTTGGACATCGGGTGACGGTGTTCGCGCCGGCACCGACCGATCCGGGTGCCACCGTGCCCGCCTGGCTCGTGACCGTGCCCGCACCGCGGGCGCTGTCGGTCAACGGTTTTCCGTTCGTCGTGCCCACCCGCGGAGTCCTCGCGGCGGTCGAGAAAGAACTGATCCGACGCGCCCCGATCGACGTCGTGCACGTGCACACCACCTATGGGGTTGCGATCCTCGGCGCCAAAGTCGCCCGCCGGCACCGAATTCCACTGGTCCAGACGATGCACAGCCGCGACGACGTGTTCATCGAACGCACCTCCCCTGCGCCCTGGGCGTCCGCGGTGGGAATGCGAATGCTGCAGCGTTGCTTCGTGTCCCCCCGCTCGTCGACACATCGCGGAGGCGTCGATCGGGTAACCGAATCCCGCACCGCGCGGCAGGTGTGGCACACGATGCTCGCGCAGGCGCGTACCGCCGACGTGGTGATCGCACCGACCGAGCATTTCGCCGAACGATTGCGCCGCCACGGCCTCTCGGGTGTCATCCGCGTCGTCTCGGGCGGCGTCGACGACGATCTCCTGGCCACACTGCCGCGACGGTCTGCCCACGGCCACGACGATCCGCTCAGATTGCTGTGGTGCGGCCGGATCTCCGCGGAGAAGCGTCCGATGGTGGCTGTCGAGGCGGTCGCGGCGACCCCGGGATGCACACTCGACATCCTGGGCGGCGGCGATCAAGAAGCTCTCATTCGCACGCGCGTCGACGAACTCGGCCTGCGACAACGTATCCGGTTGCGCGGGCCGACCGACCGGGCCGGTGTGCTGGCCGCGATGGCCGACGCCGACGCGCTGTTGTTCACCTCGGCCGGTTTCGACACGCAGGGACTGGTCCTGCTCGAGGCCGCCGCTGCCGGTCTTCCGGTCATCTACTGCGATCGCGACCTCGACGAGACGGTACCCGCCGGCGGCGGGCTGCGTGCCGCCGATGCGTCGGCCGATTCCGTCGCCGCGACCATCGCAGCGGTGCTCGCCAACCCGGCGCGGCTCGATGCTGCACGAGAAGCGCTGTCCGACACCGCTGTTCCCCAGTCCCGGATGACCCGGCAGACCGTCGGGATCTACCGGGACCTCGTCGGTGCCGAGCGACGGCGCCGAGAGTGTGTGCCCGCGCGGCCCGAAGACGTCCCGAGCGCCCCCGGACGCGTACCCGGGCTCGGCCACAGCCTCGTCGCCCTGCGCCAGGGACTGCATTTCATCGTCGGTCTGGGCCGTATCGGCCCGGTGGTGCGCGTGGACCTCGGTACCCGGCCCGCCTATCTGGTCACGACTCCGGAAACAATCCGGCAGATCGGTTTTCGGACCGCGGGCGAGTTCCACCGCGCCGATCTGCAGGAGGCGATGCACGAGGCGATCCGGGAGGCTTCCAATGTTCTCTGCGGGCGACGCCACGAGGTGCGCAGGCGTCAGATGGCACCGGCGTTGCGCGCGCGTCGGCTGGCGCGGTACGCGGTCACCACGGCTGCCATCGCCGATGACTGGTCTCGCGGTCTGACCGATGAGCATCCGGTGGATCTGCGGACCGAGGCGCACGGTCTGGTGTTGCAGACCGTCACCTCGACGCTGTTCCGTGCCGACTTCGGCGCCGACGCGCTCGATCGGGTGCGTGAGACCGTGCCCTGGTTGCTCGGCGAGGTGATCATCCGCGGCGCGCTGCCCGCCCCCGTCCGCCGGATGCGGATGCGCGCGAACCGGCGTTTCGCCCGCGATTCGGCGATGCTGCGCGAGGCCATCGGCACCGTCGTTCGCCGCTACCGAAGCCAAGGCGTCGATCACGGCGACGTCCTGTCGGTCCTCGTCGGACACACCGACGAGGACACCGGAATCGGCCTGTCCGACGACGAGATCATCGACGAACTGCTGCTTATGGTGGCCGCCGGCGTCGGTTCGACGGCATCGATCCTGGCCTGGGTGTGGTACGAGGTCGCCCGCAACCCGCACGTGAGTTCCCTTGTTGCACAGGAGGTCGAACGCGTCGTCGGCGAGGGACCGGTACACCCCGACCACCTCGAACAGCTCACGTACCTGCGTCGGGTGGTGGCCGAGACACTGCGGATGTGGGGGCCGTGGATCAGCAGTCAGACCGCCGACGGGCCGGTCACCTTCGGCGACGACGACACCGGACGTCTCACCCTGCCGGACGGTTCGACGGTGATCTACAGCCCGTACCTCGTCCTGCACGACCCACAGTTCTACACCGATCCGGAGACCTTCGACCCGAACCGATGGGAGGCGGACCGAGCCGGGCATCTCGACCGGAAAGCCGATCTCGCTTTCGGTGTGGGAGAACGCCATTGCCCGGGAAACACGTTCGCGATCTCGACGATCCTGCTGTGCTCGGCGGCACTCTACTCGCGCTGGAATGTCCGTCCGGCCGGCCGCCGCCGGGCGCGGCCGTCGACGACCGATTTCGTCGCCGCTCCCTCGCAGGTCCGGGTGCGCCTCGAGCCGAGGCGATGA